From the genome of bacterium:
CGGACGGGTCGTGACGCGCGGGCCGGCGTTCGACGAAGCCCTCGTCGTCGCCGACATCGACGTCGAGGCGATCCGGACCCTGCGCCGGTACAATCCGATCCGGACCCCGGACGCGCTCGCGGGCGAGGGCGTCCGGGCGCCGGTCTACACGCTGTCCACGGAGCCGCCGGATCCGGCCCGGCCGGCGCTGCCCGGGCCGGATCCGGCAGAGCCTCCCGGAGACGTTGAGGAAGTCTACCGCGCACTCGTCCTCGGCACGCGCGACTACGTGCGCAAGAACCGGTTCCGCCATGTCGCGGTGGGGCTGAGCGGCGGGGTGGATTCGTCCCTCGTCGCCACGATCGCCGCGGACGCGCTCGGCCCCGAGGCCGTCACCGGGGTGACGATGCCGTCGCGGTTCACATCGGACGAAAGCCGGCGGTACGCCGCCGCGCTCGCGCAGGCCCTCGGGATCCGGACCCTCGACCTGCCGATCGAGGCGATGGCCGGCGCCTTCGAGACCACGCTCGCGCCGGCGTTCGGCGGCCGGCCCCGGAACGAGGCCGAGGAGAACATTCAGGCGCGGATCCGCGGCACGCTGCTCATGGCGCTGTCCAACAAGTTCGGCTGGCTCGTGCTGACCACCGGCAACAAGAGCGAGATGAGCGTCGGGTACGCGACGCTGTACGGCGACATGGCAGGCGGCTTCGCCGTCATCAAGGACGTTCCCAAGACGCTCGTCTACCGCCTGGCCCGCTGGCGCAACGGGACCGGGGGCCGGGAGCTCATCCCGGCCGGCGTGCTCGAGCGCGCGCCGACGGCCGAATTGCGGGAGGAGCAGACTGACCAGGACACGCTGCCGCCGTACGAGACGCTCGACCCGATCCTGCGCCTCTACGTGGAAGACGACCGGTCCGCCGAGGAGATCATCGCTCAGGG
Proteins encoded in this window:
- a CDS encoding NAD+ synthase; this encodes MTTPRFRVAMAQINPTVGDFEGNTRKILERLAEAEGLGADIVSFPELVVPGYPPEDLLIKADFVEENVACLHEIARHATRSVAVIGCVDSGEHLYNAAAILAGGRIAGIYRKMRLPNYGVFDEKRYFQPGTEAPVFVVHGVPVGVTICEDVWAPGGPLLAQALAGALVAVNINGSPYSAGKWRIREEMLRTRARDYAIAIAYNNTVGGQDELVFDGLGFVVDAAGRVVTRGPAFDEALVVADIDVEAIRTLRRYNPIRTPDALAGEGVRAPVYTLSTEPPDPARPALPGPDPAEPPGDVEEVYRALVLGTRDYVRKNRFRHVAVGLSGGVDSSLVATIAADALGPEAVTGVTMPSRFTSDESRRYAAALAQALGIRTLDLPIEAMAGAFETTLAPAFGGRPRNEAEENIQARIRGTLLMALSNKFGWLVLTTGNKSEMSVGYATLYGDMAGGFAVIKDVPKTLVYRLARWRNGTGGRELIPAGVLERAPTAELREEQTDQDTLPPYETLDPILRLYVEDDRSAEEIIAQGFDPATVARVIGMVDASEYKRRQAPPGVKITPKAFGRDRRLPITNWYRGRRPAEAPAGPPRA